From one Pseudomonas sp. S35 genomic stretch:
- a CDS encoding NAD-dependent protein deacetylase, which yields MLDSLEHQQDHLDTLHRAMAERRFLVLTGAGISTSSGIPDYRDNEGVRRGKAPMMYQEFLATAQARRRYWARAMLGWPRVRIAEPNKAHLALATLQQHQRISGLITQNVDTLHDQAGSRDVIELHGSLHRVLCLDCQQRSERDVIQRLMEGQNPYLAGVDAVQAPDGDTLLDPAFEARFQVPHCPHCNGQRLKPDVVFFGENVTQATAAKAMAAVEHAEGLLVVGSSLMAYSAFRLCKAMVEQGKPVIAINLGKTRGDDWLQVKIQASCERLLPLLAERLR from the coding sequence ATGCTCGACAGCCTGGAACATCAACAAGACCACCTCGACACCCTGCACCGCGCCATGGCCGAACGGCGCTTTCTGGTATTGACCGGTGCAGGTATCAGTACGTCGTCGGGCATCCCCGATTACCGCGACAATGAAGGTGTGCGCCGTGGCAAGGCGCCGATGATGTACCAGGAATTCCTCGCCACCGCGCAGGCACGCCGCCGCTACTGGGCGCGGGCGATGCTGGGCTGGCCGAGGGTGCGCATTGCCGAGCCGAACAAGGCGCACCTGGCGTTGGCGACGCTGCAACAGCATCAGCGCATCAGCGGGCTGATCACGCAAAACGTCGACACCCTGCATGATCAGGCTGGCAGCCGCGACGTGATCGAACTGCACGGCAGCCTGCATCGGGTGTTGTGCCTGGATTGCCAGCAACGCAGCGAGCGCGATGTGATCCAGCGCCTGATGGAAGGCCAGAATCCCTACCTGGCTGGCGTCGATGCGGTGCAGGCACCGGATGGCGATACCCTGCTTGATCCTGCGTTTGAAGCGCGCTTCCAAGTCCCCCACTGCCCCCATTGCAATGGCCAGCGGCTCAAGCCGGACGTGGTGTTTTTTGGCGAAAACGTCACCCAGGCCACAGCAGCCAAGGCGATGGCTGCGGTAGAGCACGCCGAGGGATTGCTGGTGGTGGGTTCATCGCTGATGGCGTATTCGGCGTTTCGCCTGTGCAAGGCCATGGTCGAACAAGGCAAACCGGTAATCGCCATCAACCTCGGCAAGACCCGCGGGGATGATTGGTTGCAGGTAAAGATCCAAGCGTCGTGCGAGCGGTTGTTACCCCTGCTTGCCGAACGATTGCGCTGA
- a CDS encoding CBS domain-containing protein, giving the protein MKTVAQLLKAKDHKNQDVHTIKWDHTVFEALVRMSEKNVGALPVVKDDVVVGIISERDYARKIMLKGLSSVTTKVHEVMSSPVITVDTHKSVEECMNIMTDSHLRHLPVVEDGKLLGLLSIGDLVKEAIAEQADLIKQLEQYIRGE; this is encoded by the coding sequence AACCAGGACGTCCATACGATCAAATGGGACCACACCGTGTTTGAAGCGCTGGTGCGGATGTCGGAAAAAAACGTCGGGGCCTTGCCGGTCGTCAAGGACGACGTGGTGGTGGGCATCATCAGCGAACGCGACTACGCACGTAAAATCATGCTCAAGGGGTTGTCGTCGGTCACCACCAAGGTCCACGAGGTGATGAGCTCCCCGGTGATCACCGTCGACACCCACAAAAGTGTCGAGGAATGCATGAATATCATGACCGACAGCCACCTGCGTCACTTGCCCGTGGTCGAGGACGGCAAACTGCTTGGCCTGTTATCCATCGGCGACTTGGTCAAAGAAGCCATCGCCGAGCAAGCCGACCTGATCAAGCAGCTGGAGCAATACATCCGCGGCGAATAG